A window of Mucilaginibacter paludis DSM 18603 contains these coding sequences:
- a CDS encoding IS3 family transposase, producing the protein MKKSHGLSQGKRSPRTHEWAKAIEELRPEHDVSILLDCKQMARSVFYYHRKRLNDDKYKHEKEEIASIYHLHKGRYGYRRVTAEMKNRGYSINHKTVQKLMGTLGLKCNIRKVSYRSYKGEVGKIAPNVLERDFEANLPNQKWATDVTQMNVKGEKIYLSPIIDMFNGEVISYSISKSPNMQMIDEMLYEAFDKVKDIRGLISHSDQGWQYQHYGYRKALEKHGIIQSMSRKGNCLDNALAESFFGILKTELLYKQSFETAEEFITSLKEYIHYYNNERIKNRLNGKSPVEYRALVQKT; encoded by the coding sequence ATTAAAAAAAGTCACGGCCTTAGTCAAGGAAAAAGAAGCCCGCGAACGCATGAGTGGGCAAAAGCCATCGAAGAACTAAGGCCCGAACATGATGTTTCAATTCTATTGGATTGCAAACAGATGGCTCGTTCTGTATTTTATTATCATCGCAAGCGCCTAAATGATGATAAATACAAGCATGAAAAAGAAGAGATCGCAAGTATATACCACTTGCATAAAGGCAGATATGGTTATCGGCGGGTCACCGCCGAAATGAAGAACCGGGGTTATAGCATAAATCACAAGACTGTCCAAAAATTGATGGGAACATTAGGCCTAAAATGCAATATCAGGAAAGTAAGTTATCGCTCATACAAAGGTGAGGTTGGTAAAATTGCCCCTAATGTACTTGAAAGGGATTTTGAGGCAAATCTGCCTAATCAGAAATGGGCTACGGATGTCACTCAGATGAACGTTAAAGGGGAGAAGATCTATTTATCTCCTATAATTGACATGTTCAACGGGGAAGTCATTTCTTATAGTATTTCAAAATCTCCAAATATGCAGATGATAGATGAAATGTTATATGAGGCTTTTGATAAAGTGAAAGATATAAGGGGACTTATTTCTCACTCTGACCAAGGGTGGCAATATCAACATTATGGATATAGAAAGGCTTTGGAAAAACATGGAATTATTCAAAGCATGTCCAGAAAGGGAAACTGCTTGGATAATGCCTTGGCCGAAAGCTTCTTTGGGATCTTAAAGACAGAATTACTGTACAAACAGAGCTTTGAAACTGCGGAAGAATTTATAACTTCGTTAAAAGAATACATTCATTACTATAACAATGAAAGAATAAAAAACAGGTTAAATGGAAAGAGCCCGGTGGAATACCGAGCTCTCGTACAAAAAACTTAA
- a CDS encoding helix-turn-helix domain-containing protein encodes MSKHTFEEKLDVVSQVRKGKPILRISRERHIREGMILEWVRKYDLYGESGLLKQPNVKPTPDFKEEVVRLVIEKKVPLNQVVLEYRLSKTALERWVRSVRVEGYAVLYQQKNPGRPPKCMGRSKKLEPETEVEKLQAENSRLRAENALLKKVTALVKEKEARERMSGQKPSKN; translated from the coding sequence ATGTCAAAGCACACATTTGAAGAGAAACTTGATGTAGTTTCTCAAGTAAGAAAGGGAAAGCCGATTCTACGGATATCCCGCGAACGCCATATCCGTGAAGGCATGATATTGGAATGGGTTCGGAAATATGATCTTTATGGCGAAAGTGGGCTGCTCAAACAACCTAACGTCAAGCCCACGCCTGATTTCAAAGAAGAAGTTGTAAGGCTTGTCATAGAAAAAAAAGTACCTTTAAATCAGGTTGTTCTGGAATATAGATTAAGCAAGACTGCTTTAGAGCGCTGGGTAAGATCAGTACGGGTTGAGGGATATGCAGTACTATACCAGCAAAAGAATCCTGGACGACCACCTAAATGCATGGGAAGATCAAAGAAGCTTGAACCTGAAACAGAAGTAGAGAAGCTCCAGGCGGAAAATAGCCGTTTGCGGGCGGAGAACGCACTATTAAAAAAAGTCACGGCCTTAGTCAAGGAAAAAGAAGCCCGCGAACGCATGAGTGGGCAAAAGCCATCGAAGAACTAA
- a CDS encoding M13 family metallopeptidase: MKVSSYLWLAIPCVIAASCTNKSTSSSADAPARTVFFDKSGMDTTVKPGDNFFLYTSGAWMKKTEIPASETGWGSFYTLYDENQKNLRKILEGLTTADSPAGSKEQKVGDFYASGMDTVAIEKSGYEPVKPLLAKIDAVKDYKQLISLSAEGYKDGDGFLLGFYVSPDDRISTKYAVNFTQAGLGLPNRDYYFKTDSASQNIRKQYVNYIAKLFTLTGTDAATAAKQADDILKLETAIAGSHLTPVELRDPVKNYNKFTVSDFQKQIPDIDLKAILGKLDVKVDTILVGQPKYFKALDGLLKSQPIDVWKNKLKFTALSDASNALSKSFRDANFEFFGKTLSGQKKQKERWKKMATNVDGSLGELLGQLYVEKYFTADAKKRMLDLVNNLQTVYHSRIEKLDWMSADTKKRAIAKLDAFTKKIGYPDKWKKYDDVEINKGTYYKNLQSIAKHDFKEMVGKLGKPVDKTEWGMTPPTVNAYYNPAFNEIVFPAGILQFPFFDKDADDAINYGAIGAVIGHEMTHGFDDQGRQYDKDGNLKDWWTPEDAAKFKTKVQVVIDQYNKYTVLNDLHVNGSLTQGENLADIGGLAIAYQAFKNTEQGKSDKKIDGFTPDQRFFLAFGQVWRIKNRDERLRMRISVDPHSPEMYRVNGPLSNMPEFYKAFNVKPGDKLYRPENERVKVW, from the coding sequence ATGAAAGTAAGTTCTTATTTATGGCTGGCAATTCCCTGCGTTATTGCCGCGTCATGCACTAACAAATCAACAAGCAGTTCGGCAGATGCGCCTGCGCGGACGGTGTTTTTTGATAAATCCGGAATGGATACTACCGTTAAGCCCGGCGATAACTTTTTCTTGTACACCAGCGGCGCCTGGATGAAAAAAACAGAGATTCCTGCTTCAGAAACCGGATGGGGATCCTTCTATACCCTGTACGACGAAAATCAAAAAAACCTGCGTAAAATATTGGAGGGCCTAACCACCGCTGATAGCCCGGCAGGAAGCAAAGAACAAAAGGTTGGCGACTTTTACGCCAGTGGCATGGATACTGTAGCTATCGAAAAATCAGGTTACGAACCCGTAAAACCTTTGTTAGCTAAAATAGACGCTGTAAAAGATTATAAACAATTAATTAGCCTTTCCGCTGAAGGATATAAAGACGGAGACGGTTTTTTATTGGGTTTTTATGTTTCTCCGGATGACAGGATCAGCACCAAGTATGCCGTTAATTTCACCCAGGCCGGTTTAGGTTTACCTAACCGCGACTACTATTTTAAAACTGACAGCGCCAGCCAAAACATCCGTAAACAGTATGTTAATTATATAGCCAAGCTATTTACCCTAACCGGCACCGATGCCGCTACTGCCGCTAAACAAGCCGACGATATTTTAAAACTGGAAACCGCTATTGCCGGTTCGCACTTAACCCCTGTTGAGCTACGCGACCCGGTAAAAAACTATAATAAATTTACCGTAAGCGATTTCCAAAAACAAATTCCAGACATCGATCTAAAGGCTATATTGGGCAAACTGGATGTAAAGGTAGATACCATTTTAGTAGGTCAGCCTAAATACTTCAAGGCTTTGGATGGTTTGCTTAAATCGCAGCCAATTGATGTATGGAAAAACAAATTAAAGTTTACCGCTTTAAGCGATGCATCAAACGCATTGAGTAAAAGTTTCAGAGATGCCAACTTTGAGTTTTTTGGCAAAACCTTAAGCGGACAAAAAAAGCAAAAGGAACGCTGGAAAAAAATGGCGACCAATGTGGATGGCAGCCTGGGCGAATTACTCGGACAGCTATATGTTGAGAAATACTTCACCGCAGATGCTAAAAAACGAATGCTCGACCTGGTTAATAACCTGCAAACTGTTTACCACTCGCGTATAGAAAAATTAGACTGGATGAGTGCGGATACAAAAAAACGCGCCATTGCTAAATTAGATGCCTTTACTAAAAAAATAGGCTATCCTGATAAATGGAAAAAATATGACGATGTTGAAATTAACAAAGGCACTTATTACAAAAATCTGCAATCGATAGCCAAACACGATTTTAAAGAGATGGTTGGTAAGTTAGGCAAGCCTGTGGATAAAACAGAATGGGGCATGACCCCGCCTACCGTGAATGCCTATTACAACCCGGCCTTCAACGAGATTGTATTTCCGGCAGGAATTTTACAGTTCCCTTTCTTTGATAAGGATGCCGACGATGCTATTAACTATGGCGCGATAGGCGCTGTAATTGGCCACGAAATGACTCACGGCTTTGACGACCAGGGCCGCCAATATGATAAGGACGGAAACCTGAAAGACTGGTGGACACCAGAAGATGCTGCCAAGTTTAAAACTAAAGTGCAAGTGGTAATTGACCAATACAATAAATATACCGTACTGAACGACCTGCATGTAAACGGAAGCCTTACACAGGGTGAAAACCTGGCCGATATTGGTGGTTTGGCTATTGCCTACCAAGCCTTTAAGAACACAGAGCAAGGTAAGAGCGATAAAAAGATTGACGGCTTCACGCCAGATCAACGCTTCTTTTTAGCCTTTGGCCAGGTATGGCGCATTAAAAACCGCGATGAACGCTTAAGAATGCGCATCAGTGTTGACCCACACTCACCTGAAATGTACCGCGTTAACGGGCCGTTATCTAATATGCCCGAATTTTACAAGGCATTTAACGTTAAGCCAGGCGATAAGCTTTACAGACCCGAAAACGAACGCGTTAAAGTTTGGTAG
- a CDS encoding thiol-disulfide oxidoreductase DCC family protein: MKTLANHTILYDAECPMCHIYTKAFVRTGMLDAHGREAYQQMPEDICPYVDRQRAVNEIALVDKTSGEVSYGIQSLFKIIAYSFPLFKPLLHFKPFIWLMSKVYAFISYNRRVIIPVSSNHSDIQPTFKKHYRIAYLLFTWLITSVILSHYAPLLNGVVSPGNGYREYLICGGQIIFQAAIISLVAHNKLWKYLGNLMTISFAGSLLLLPAIAASKWLNHQPLLFTGYFMLIAAMMFLEHIRRSKLLNIGWGLTCTWVIYRLLVLVLLLV; this comes from the coding sequence ATGAAAACTTTAGCAAACCATACTATCCTTTACGATGCAGAATGCCCCATGTGCCATATTTATACTAAAGCATTTGTACGTACGGGTATGCTCGATGCCCATGGCAGGGAGGCTTATCAGCAAATGCCAGAAGACATTTGCCCTTATGTTGACAGGCAAAGGGCTGTTAACGAAATAGCACTGGTTGACAAAACCAGTGGCGAGGTAAGCTATGGCATTCAAAGCTTGTTTAAAATTATAGCATACTCTTTTCCATTATTTAAGCCCCTGTTACATTTTAAGCCATTTATATGGTTAATGAGCAAAGTATACGCTTTTATATCATACAACCGCCGAGTTATCATTCCTGTATCTTCAAATCATTCCGACATACAACCCACCTTTAAAAAGCATTATCGCATAGCTTATTTGTTGTTTACGTGGTTAATTACAAGTGTTATATTAAGCCATTATGCGCCCTTACTCAACGGCGTGGTTTCACCGGGGAATGGGTATCGCGAATATTTGATCTGCGGAGGCCAAATCATTTTCCAGGCTGCAATAATCAGCCTTGTAGCCCACAACAAATTATGGAAGTATCTGGGCAACCTGATGACGATATCTTTTGCAGGCAGCTTATTGTTACTGCCAGCCATCGCCGCGAGCAAGTGGTTGAACCATCAGCCACTGCTGTTTACAGGGTACTTTATGCTGATAGCGGCGATGATGTTTTTAGAACATATCCGCAGAAGCAAATTGTTAAATATCGGCTGGGGCTTAACCTGTACATGGGTAATTTATCGCTTACTGGTTTTAGTATTATTGTTGGTATAA
- a CDS encoding DUF6515 family protein, whose translation MNNGLKKIALVMLTGMMAISLQGEAQHRGGGGGGGHSSGGGGRSSFGGGGGGRSFGGGGRSSFGGGGHSARSFSPRPSGGGGSRAATHSSFGRPSSMAHTNGFGRPSSSVHSNGFGRPSSVARTNGFGRSSSSIHSNGFGRPSVGRGGFGRSGNRTIVNNYHRTTVINRGYVRGGYYGRPHISYYHPARPVFLFGHPHYGYFYHPYRPYYWGPTWHPVGFFLGSLASAAIIVSLNNHPYHYYNGVYYEPYNDGYRVIQAPVGITINDLPPGYSEIPVEGVNYYYYGGTFYKRYGSEYQVVAAPYGAVVYNLPEGAEQVTINGNQYMYFNNTYYQPFNDNGQDAYEVVDVREN comes from the coding sequence ATGAATAATGGATTAAAAAAAATTGCACTTGTAATGCTTACGGGCATGATGGCAATTTCGTTGCAGGGCGAAGCACAACACCGCGGCGGTGGTGGTGGCGGCGGACATTCCAGTGGTGGTGGTGGACGCAGCAGTTTTGGAGGAGGTGGTGGTGGACGTAGCTTTGGCGGCGGCGGACGAAGCAGCTTTGGCGGTGGTGGTCACTCAGCGCGTTCTTTTTCTCCACGGCCATCTGGCGGAGGCGGTAGCCGTGCCGCAACGCACAGCAGCTTTGGCAGGCCATCGTCCATGGCCCATACCAATGGTTTCGGCAGGCCTTCATCATCCGTACACAGTAATGGTTTTGGCAGGCCTTCGTCTGTGGCACGTACCAATGGCTTCGGCAGGTCCTCATCTTCAATACACAGCAATGGTTTTGGCAGGCCATCGGTTGGTCGCGGCGGCTTTGGCAGGTCGGGCAACCGCACTATAGTTAATAACTACCACCGCACCACGGTTATTAACCGGGGTTACGTGCGCGGCGGCTATTACGGGCGCCCGCACATAAGCTATTACCACCCTGCACGGCCTGTATTTTTATTCGGGCATCCACATTATGGATACTTTTATCATCCCTACAGGCCCTATTACTGGGGCCCTACCTGGCATCCTGTTGGCTTTTTCTTAGGCTCACTGGCTTCGGCTGCCATTATTGTTTCACTTAACAACCACCCGTATCATTATTACAATGGTGTTTATTATGAGCCTTATAACGATGGCTACCGTGTTATACAGGCGCCTGTAGGCATTACAATTAATGATTTGCCGCCGGGCTATTCCGAAATTCCGGTTGAAGGTGTTAACTATTACTATTATGGTGGCACCTTTTATAAACGATATGGTTCAGAATACCAGGTTGTAGCAGCCCCTTACGGCGCCGTTGTATATAATTTACCCGAGGGAGCAGAGCAGGTTACCATTAACGGTAATCAATACATGTATTTTAACAATACCTATTATCAACCTTTTAATGATAATGGCCAGGATGCCTACGAAGTTGTTGACGTAAGGGAAAACTAA
- a CDS encoding ExbD/TolR family protein: protein MAELNSSPEKNATGRTPRKKLSAKVDLTAMVDLAFLLLTFFMVTTSLLKPQMFGLAMPDKSQPGDEAISEKRTMTICLGKNNQVVSYLGMTDKPLTDPQITGYGKGGIRQAIIETAKRVTASTGKDLFVIIKPSDHSIYDNLVATLDEVHIAGATGYAIEDITSKEVALLKQKGVY from the coding sequence ATGGCCGAATTAAACTCATCGCCCGAAAAAAACGCTACCGGAAGAACTCCGCGTAAAAAATTGTCAGCCAAGGTAGATCTTACCGCAATGGTCGACCTTGCATTTCTGCTCCTTACCTTTTTTATGGTTACCACAAGTTTACTTAAACCGCAAATGTTTGGCCTGGCAATGCCAGATAAAAGCCAGCCTGGCGATGAAGCAATTTCAGAAAAAAGAACGATGACCATTTGCCTGGGCAAAAACAACCAGGTAGTGTCTTACCTCGGCATGACGGATAAGCCGCTCACCGATCCGCAGATTACTGGCTACGGTAAAGGCGGCATCAGGCAGGCTATCATTGAAACTGCTAAACGTGTTACTGCATCAACCGGAAAAGATTTATTTGTGATTATTAAGCCAAGTGATCATTCAATTTATGATAACCTGGTTGCTACATTAGACGAAGTACATATAGCTGGTGCTACCGGCTATGCCATTGAGGACATCACATCTAAGGAAGTAGCACTTTTAAAACAAAAGGGTGTTTATTGA
- a CDS encoding LruC domain-containing protein: MKKTLLAAAFLGLFAVTSCKKSANGPDTSTNTVNSINDIVVPSGFNWESSRNVTFNISVADTRFDTPTKKATFKIAIYNADPFAGTALTPVAVGSASTTAPFSTKLYLSTQINTVYIMKTAPDNSSIVQKQTLTSTSVALTLGAVDPTYVVSSTAASKQVTANPTSPDCSSGNPVNITASRSGLDMNSGDLYCVTADNVTIGLQNVNGGTLRICGNNVTVTGNLGSNGALVITSGHSATFTGNLNSSNASVTNFGTLTIPGNRADAGGFYNYGVCNIGGDCNMNGGSTFVNGGTLNIGGGWQGGTSNTATNNGTMVVNTNFQTNGTPFINNCSLYVKQNYLQSSATVQNYSLIKVDATTTLNDNVELGLYNGAMLLTNNIIVNGKIIGYGTTSLVKITGTTGFQNGGSVISNVQVYATQDLSSYSNRITSGATLGNSVYIPVTGCNSVGNGSPAIVDTDGDGVADNLDAYPNDPTKAYNITGATGTVAFEDLWPSKGDFDMNDLVMAYNYALVTNAANNVVTVTGNYTLLATGGTFGNAFGIEFPVSAANASGLKITNSSGVQSSGLFEAGQSKAVVILFTSMRSEMPTWNTKPGDIVSPAKTYSITFNVANGTSISSFGQDAYNPFIYNTTRGHEIHLSGKTPTTLADASLFGTADDNTSVAASRYYVTKTGLPYAINVPATFNYPTETTDITKAYSHFADWAVSGGASYTDWYSNVASGYRVTGNIFTK; the protein is encoded by the coding sequence ATGAAAAAAACACTGTTAGCTGCTGCTTTTTTGGGATTATTTGCAGTCACATCATGTAAAAAATCGGCCAACGGGCCCGATACCTCTACCAATACTGTCAATTCTATCAACGACATTGTAGTGCCTTCCGGTTTTAACTGGGAAAGCTCAAGAAACGTAACTTTTAATATCAGTGTTGCCGATACCCGTTTTGACACCCCAACAAAAAAAGCAACTTTTAAAATTGCCATTTATAATGCCGATCCATTTGCTGGTACTGCACTTACTCCGGTAGCTGTAGGATCAGCTTCTACTACTGCACCGTTTTCTACTAAACTTTATTTATCTACCCAGATCAATACGGTTTATATTATGAAAACCGCTCCCGACAATTCATCAATTGTTCAAAAACAAACTTTAACTTCTACCAGCGTTGCCCTAACGTTAGGCGCTGTTGATCCAACTTATGTGGTATCAAGCACTGCTGCCAGCAAACAAGTAACGGCTAACCCTACCAGCCCAGATTGCAGCAGCGGTAACCCCGTGAACATAACCGCCTCCAGAAGTGGATTAGATATGAACAGCGGCGATCTGTATTGCGTAACCGCGGATAACGTAACCATCGGTTTACAAAACGTAAACGGCGGAACATTAAGAATTTGTGGTAATAACGTTACCGTTACAGGTAACTTAGGAAGCAATGGCGCACTGGTAATTACCTCCGGACACAGTGCTACCTTCACCGGAAACCTAAACAGTAGCAACGCCTCGGTAACCAACTTCGGTACTTTAACTATACCTGGCAACAGGGCTGATGCAGGTGGTTTTTACAACTACGGCGTATGTAACATTGGCGGAGATTGCAACATGAATGGCGGCTCAACCTTTGTAAACGGCGGTACGCTTAATATTGGTGGCGGCTGGCAAGGCGGAACATCAAACACAGCTACCAACAATGGTACTATGGTTGTTAACACCAACTTCCAAACCAACGGAACTCCATTTATTAACAATTGCAGCTTATATGTTAAACAAAACTATTTACAAAGCTCAGCTACGGTTCAAAACTATAGCTTAATTAAAGTTGACGCTACAACCACTTTAAACGACAACGTTGAATTAGGCTTGTATAACGGTGCCATGCTTTTAACCAACAACATTATAGTTAATGGTAAAATAATTGGTTATGGTACTACATCATTAGTTAAAATAACAGGCACTACAGGCTTCCAAAATGGCGGCTCAGTGATTAGCAATGTACAAGTTTATGCAACACAGGATTTAAGCTCATACAGCAACAGGATTACAAGTGGAGCAACACTTGGTAACAGCGTTTATATTCCGGTAACGGGCTGTAACTCGGTAGGTAATGGTTCACCTGCGATAGTTGATACCGATGGCGACGGTGTTGCCGATAACCTGGATGCTTATCCTAACGACCCTACTAAAGCCTATAACATTACAGGCGCTACCGGTACCGTGGCTTTTGAAGACTTATGGCCATCAAAAGGTGATTTTGATATGAATGACTTAGTTATGGCTTACAATTATGCGCTTGTAACCAATGCAGCAAATAACGTGGTAACTGTTACTGGTAACTATACCTTGTTGGCTACAGGTGGTACATTCGGCAATGCGTTCGGTATTGAGTTCCCGGTTAGTGCGGCAAACGCAAGCGGTTTGAAAATAACCAACTCATCGGGCGTGCAAAGCTCTGGCTTATTTGAAGCCGGACAAAGCAAAGCTGTTGTAATTTTATTTACCAGCATGCGCAGCGAAATGCCGACATGGAATACCAAACCTGGTGATATTGTATCACCAGCTAAAACATACAGCATTACATTTAATGTAGCTAACGGAACATCAATCAGCTCATTTGGCCAGGATGCGTACAATCCGTTCATCTACAATACTACCCGCGGACACGAAATACACTTATCTGGCAAAACCCCAACTACACTGGCTGATGCAAGTTTGTTTGGAACAGCCGATGATAATACCAGTGTTGCGGCAAGCCGTTACTATGTAACCAAAACCGGCTTACCTTATGCTATTAACGTGCCTGCTACTTTCAACTATCCAACAGAAACTACAGATATTACTAAAGCATACTCGCACTTTGCCGACTGGGCAGTATCTGGTGGTGCATCGTATACAGACTGGTATAGCAATGTCGCTTCCGGTTACCGTGTTACTGGAAACATTTTCACCAAATAA
- a CDS encoding nucleoside phosphorylase yields the protein MADRIAESELIINNRGAIYHLDLRPEELATDIITVGDPDRVQQVSRYFDRVEYQRQHREFVTHTGYIGKKRISVVSTGIGTDNIDIVLNELDALVNINFETRSINTELKQLNLIRIGTSGSLQKTVPVDSFLVSTHGLGIDNLLNFYQNSASQAEQEILDAFTGQTQLNVKVSAPYISACHEGLLQHFQQGFHHGITVTCPGFYGPQGRVLRLALSNPEFIESLTHFSFGTHIISNFEMETAGLYGLGKLLGHRLISLNAIMANRITGEFSKNAQDTIDSLIVKTLGILDNI from the coding sequence ATGGCTGATCGTATAGCAGAATCGGAACTGATCATTAACAACCGCGGGGCTATTTACCACCTGGACCTACGGCCCGAAGAACTGGCGACAGATATCATTACCGTGGGCGACCCAGACCGCGTTCAACAGGTGAGCCGGTATTTTGACCGCGTTGAATATCAACGCCAGCATCGCGAGTTTGTAACACATACCGGCTATATCGGCAAAAAAAGAATATCTGTAGTATCAACCGGAATAGGTACCGATAATATTGACATCGTGTTGAATGAATTGGACGCGCTGGTAAATATCAATTTTGAAACCCGCAGCATCAATACCGAACTTAAGCAATTAAACCTGATTCGGATAGGCACATCCGGATCATTACAAAAAACGGTGCCCGTTGATAGCTTCCTGGTATCCACCCACGGTTTAGGAATTGATAACCTGCTCAATTTCTATCAAAATTCTGCCAGCCAGGCCGAGCAGGAAATACTGGATGCGTTTACAGGCCAAACCCAATTAAACGTCAAGGTATCGGCCCCATACATCAGCGCTTGCCACGAGGGCTTGCTTCAGCATTTCCAGCAGGGCTTTCATCATGGTATCACTGTTACTTGCCCTGGCTTTTACGGGCCCCAGGGAAGGGTGTTACGTTTAGCGCTAAGCAATCCGGAATTTATCGAGAGCTTAACTCATTTTAGCTTCGGCACTCATATCATCAGCAATTTTGAAATGGAGACGGCTGGCTTGTACGGGCTTGGCAAGCTTTTGGGCCACAGGCTAATCAGTTTAAATGCTATTATGGCTAACCGCATTACAGGCGAGTTTTCAAAAAATGCTCAAGATACTATAGATAGCCTTATTGTTAAAACCTTAGGTATCCTGGATAATATTTGA
- the pepT gene encoding peptidase T, which produces MTSFKKSDLKFSVVERFLRYVIVDTQSDPSSLTQPSTQKQKNLGQILVNELLEIGVSDAHLDDFGYVYATIPANTTKPNVPIICFCSHMDTSPDCSGENVKPIIHQNYQGEDLVLPDDSTQVLRMAEHPDLKNQLGNDIITASGTTLLGADNKAGVAEIMDACYQWMNHPEIKHGTIRILFTPDEEIGRGVDKVDILKLGAYAGYTIDGESAGTMENETFSADGAKLIISGISAHPGFAKGKMQSAIKIAGAIIAALPDDLSPESTSGKQGFVHPVGIEGHVEQATIEFIIRDFEDDQLEQHANTIRQTADNILKRYPNATYRLQVKPQYRNMKQVLDKHPQIVDYAMEALQRAGMEARLRSIRGGTDGSRLSFMGLPCPNIFAGEHAFHGKQEWVSVQDMQKAVETILHLAEIWEERS; this is translated from the coding sequence ATGACTTCTTTTAAAAAATCTGATCTTAAATTTTCTGTTGTAGAACGTTTTTTGCGTTATGTAATTGTGGACACTCAATCTGATCCATCATCTTTAACACAGCCATCAACCCAAAAACAAAAAAACCTGGGCCAAATATTGGTCAATGAGCTTTTGGAGATAGGCGTTTCTGATGCGCATCTGGATGATTTTGGCTATGTGTACGCTACCATACCCGCTAATACTACCAAGCCAAATGTACCTATAATTTGCTTCTGCTCACACATGGATACTTCGCCTGATTGCAGCGGCGAAAATGTTAAACCCATCATCCATCAAAACTACCAGGGAGAAGACTTAGTATTGCCTGACGATAGTACACAGGTATTGCGTATGGCTGAGCATCCCGATTTAAAAAACCAGTTGGGGAACGATATTATTACCGCCAGCGGGACCACACTTTTAGGCGCTGATAATAAAGCCGGCGTAGCCGAAATTATGGATGCTTGCTACCAGTGGATGAACCATCCCGAAATAAAGCATGGCACCATCAGAATATTGTTTACGCCCGACGAGGAGATTGGCCGTGGCGTAGATAAAGTTGATATACTGAAATTAGGCGCTTATGCGGGCTATACCATTGATGGCGAAAGCGCCGGTACGATGGAGAATGAAACATTTTCGGCCGATGGCGCTAAACTGATCATCAGCGGCATCAGCGCCCATCCGGGTTTTGCTAAGGGCAAAATGCAAAGCGCAATTAAAATAGCAGGTGCAATTATAGCCGCGCTGCCTGATGATCTGTCGCCGGAAAGCACATCTGGCAAACAAGGTTTTGTACACCCTGTGGGGATTGAAGGCCACGTTGAACAGGCCACCATAGAATTTATTATCCGCGATTTTGAGGATGACCAACTGGAGCAACACGCCAACACGATCAGGCAAACTGCAGACAATATTTTAAAGCGGTACCCTAACGCCACCTATCGGCTACAGGTTAAACCGCAATACCGCAACATGAAGCAGGTGCTTGACAAGCACCCCCAAATAGTTGATTATGCCATGGAGGCTTTGCAACGTGCGGGTATGGAGGCCAGGTTACGCAGTATCCGCGGTGGCACCGATGGTTCCCGTTTATCATTTATGGGATTGCCATGTCCCAATATTTTTGCCGGCGAACATGCGTTTCATGGTAAACAGGAATGGGTATCGGTGCAGGATATGCAAAAGGCCGTTGAAACGATACTGCACCTGGCTGAAATATGGGAAGAGCGCAGTTAA